A window of the Pungitius pungitius chromosome 3, fPunPun2.1, whole genome shotgun sequence genome harbors these coding sequences:
- the LOC119228375 gene encoding fibroblast growth factor 12-like isoform X2 gives MTRYRSLFRRLLRGDSKAQEADEDEGSTLREGSEQEPQLKGIVTRLFSEQGFFLQMQPDGTINGNKDENSDNTLFNLIPVGLRVVAMQGVKAGLYVAMNAEGFLYTSDVFTAECKFKESVFENYYVIYSSTQYRQHESGRAWFLGLNKDGALMKGNRVKKTKPCSHFVPRPIEVCMYKEPSLHELEEKLLKSSRSPTINSEGRRVIKEQEEQQEECTDREGS, from the exons ATGACTCGGTATCGCAGCCTGTTCCGTCGCCTGCTGCGCGGCGACAGTAAGGCTCAGGAGGCAGACGAGGACGAGGGCAGCACTCTCAGGGAGGGCAGTGAGCAGG agCCCCAGCTGAAGGGCATTGTGACACGTCTCTTCAGCGAGCAGGGCTTCTTCCTGCAGATGCAGCCCGACGGAACCATCAACGGAAACAAGGACGAGAACAGCGACAACA CGCTCTTTAACCTGATCCCAGTGGGTTTGAGGGTGGTGGCCATGCAGGGGGTGAAGGCTGGACTCTATGTGGCCATGAACGCAGAAGGATTCCTCTACACATCA GATGTGTTCACGGCAGAGTGTAAGTTCAAGGAGTCGGTGTTTGAGAACTACTACGTCATCTACTCCTCCACGCAGTACCGCCAGCACGAGTCGGGCCGGGCCTGGTTCCTGGGCCTCAACAAGGACGGGGCCCTCATGAAGGGAAACCGGGTGAAGAAGACCAAGCCCTGCTCGCACTTTGTCCCCAGACCCATcgaag TCTGCATGTACAAGGAGCCGTCGCTGcacgagctggaggagaagctgctgaagtCGTCGCGGAGCCCAACGATCAACAGCGAGGGACGGAGGGTGAtcaaggagcaggaggagcagcaggaggagtgcACGGATCGGGAGGGCTCATAG
- the LOC119228375 gene encoding fibroblast growth factor 12-like isoform X1: MAAAIASSLIRQRRQARESNSDKVATNKRRTSPSKDPKSTCDRNIFSVFSKIRFCSGKKRPVRRKPEPQLKGIVTRLFSEQGFFLQMQPDGTINGNKDENSDNTLFNLIPVGLRVVAMQGVKAGLYVAMNAEGFLYTSDVFTAECKFKESVFENYYVIYSSTQYRQHESGRAWFLGLNKDGALMKGNRVKKTKPCSHFVPRPIEVCMYKEPSLHELEEKLLKSSRSPTINSEGRRVIKEQEEQQEECTDREGS; encoded by the exons ATGGCGGCGGCCATCGCCAGCTCCCTGATTCGACAGAGGCGTCAGGCCCGCGAGTCCAACAGCGACAAGGTCGCCACCAATAAGAGGCGCACGAGTCCCAGCAAGGACCCGAAGTCTACGTGCGACCGAAACATCTTCAGCGTCTTCAGTAAGATTCGCTTCTGCAGCGGGAAGAAGAGGCCCGTACGGCGGAAACCAG agCCCCAGCTGAAGGGCATTGTGACACGTCTCTTCAGCGAGCAGGGCTTCTTCCTGCAGATGCAGCCCGACGGAACCATCAACGGAAACAAGGACGAGAACAGCGACAACA CGCTCTTTAACCTGATCCCAGTGGGTTTGAGGGTGGTGGCCATGCAGGGGGTGAAGGCTGGACTCTATGTGGCCATGAACGCAGAAGGATTCCTCTACACATCA GATGTGTTCACGGCAGAGTGTAAGTTCAAGGAGTCGGTGTTTGAGAACTACTACGTCATCTACTCCTCCACGCAGTACCGCCAGCACGAGTCGGGCCGGGCCTGGTTCCTGGGCCTCAACAAGGACGGGGCCCTCATGAAGGGAAACCGGGTGAAGAAGACCAAGCCCTGCTCGCACTTTGTCCCCAGACCCATcgaag TCTGCATGTACAAGGAGCCGTCGCTGcacgagctggaggagaagctgctgaagtCGTCGCGGAGCCCAACGATCAACAGCGAGGGACGGAGGGTGAtcaaggagcaggaggagcagcaggaggagtgcACGGATCGGGAGGGCTCATAG
- the LOC119228375 gene encoding fibroblast growth factor 12-like isoform X3, which produces MMESKEKAAEPQLKGIVTRLFSEQGFFLQMQPDGTINGNKDENSDNTLFNLIPVGLRVVAMQGVKAGLYVAMNAEGFLYTSDVFTAECKFKESVFENYYVIYSSTQYRQHESGRAWFLGLNKDGALMKGNRVKKTKPCSHFVPRPIEVCMYKEPSLHELEEKLLKSSRSPTINSEGRRVIKEQEEQQEECTDREGS; this is translated from the exons agCCCCAGCTGAAGGGCATTGTGACACGTCTCTTCAGCGAGCAGGGCTTCTTCCTGCAGATGCAGCCCGACGGAACCATCAACGGAAACAAGGACGAGAACAGCGACAACA CGCTCTTTAACCTGATCCCAGTGGGTTTGAGGGTGGTGGCCATGCAGGGGGTGAAGGCTGGACTCTATGTGGCCATGAACGCAGAAGGATTCCTCTACACATCA GATGTGTTCACGGCAGAGTGTAAGTTCAAGGAGTCGGTGTTTGAGAACTACTACGTCATCTACTCCTCCACGCAGTACCGCCAGCACGAGTCGGGCCGGGCCTGGTTCCTGGGCCTCAACAAGGACGGGGCCCTCATGAAGGGAAACCGGGTGAAGAAGACCAAGCCCTGCTCGCACTTTGTCCCCAGACCCATcgaag TCTGCATGTACAAGGAGCCGTCGCTGcacgagctggaggagaagctgctgaagtCGTCGCGGAGCCCAACGATCAACAGCGAGGGACGGAGGGTGAtcaaggagcaggaggagcagcaggaggagtgcACGGATCGGGAGGGCTCATAG
- the LOC119227817 gene encoding interleukin-1 receptor accessory protein: MSPRPPSSPPPLLLLPLLLLGGTKLAVSQSRDSSEPMCYDWGESSEGGVSILEGEAGWLSCPLFSHPSVYNYTSTQNAGLNLVWYRLPEGHDVEQPIQCSLRVTRDRERLWLQPAFANDSGHYICMLSNQTSCIKISMRLKVLRPDEVSRSESCHPPVAVAPTQRIIPFQTGGQLDCPDLQEARKMAGGDATVTWSHRCNRSSFYSQRQQKGPSLQIHVMQGPYKGLYFCTVSYERAGQKLQFTRSINLSAVFPDFLPKLPSILHPGKDQITTVKRNSDARLVCTALFPYLNSSWDIWWTVDGKRLDKLSDKHRFSRTTSTLKNDHEDLTVQSVLLVQYFQSQDLRREFNCSVRNARGFETRRAQLEEEVSLPSLELGCGLGATLLLMLLLFFLYHVFWLELLLLYRSWFGTDERHTDHKEYDVYISYARNSEEEHFVLFTLRSVLENELGFSVCIFDRDSLPGGTITDETLSFVARSRRLLVVVSPGYASRGSQALLELQAGIDGMALGGHLRVILVQYKPVQRHGWVRELRRARVALVLVRWQGDKSRELSSRFWKRLRVELPVRRVSSGREVEEGGGGKEMRLHSQNSTNSQTGLISNTVKDPQTVLKSVA, translated from the exons ATGAGTCCAC gtcctccttcatctcccccccccctcctcctcctccccctcctcctatTGGGCGGGACAAAGCTGGCTGTCAGTCAGTCCAGGGACTCGTCAg AGCCCATGTGCTACGACTGGGGGgagtccagtgagggaggggTCTCGATCCTGGAGGGGGAGGCCGGGTGGCTGTCctgtcctctcttctctcacccCTCCGTCTACAACTACACCTCCACCCAGAACGCTGGGCTCAACCTGGTCTGGTACCGTCTCCCCGAGGGCCACGACGTGGAGCAGCCGATCCAGTGCAG CCTGCGGGTCACCAGAGACCGGGAGCgcctgtggctgcagccggCCTTCGCCAACGACTCGGGCCACTACATCTGCATGCTGAG CAACCAGACGTCCTGCATTAAGATCTCCATGCGCCTGAAGGTGCTGCGCCCGGATGAGGTTTCCCGCAGCGAAAGCTGCCATCCTCCGGTCGCCGTGGCGCCCACTCAGAGGATCATCCCCTTTCAAACGGGGGGGCAGCTGGACTGTCCCGACCTGCAGGAGGCGCGCAAGATGGCGGGCGGAGACGCAACGGTCACCTGGTCCCAT aggtGCAACAGGAGCTCCTTCTACAGCCAGCGGCAGCAGAAAGGACCCAGTCTCCAGATCCACGTCATGCAGGGTCCTTACAAGGGCCTCTACTTCTGTACGGTCAGCTACGAGAGGGCGGGGCAAAAGCTGCAGTTCACCCGCAGCATCAATCTGAGCGCTGTGT TTCCAGATTTTCTTCCTAAACTTCCCAGCATCCTCCACCCGGGAAAAGACCAGATCACCACCGTCAAACGGA ACTCGGATGCCCGCCTGGTGTGCACGGCCCTGTTCCCGTACCTCAACTCCTCCTGGGACATCTGGTGGACGGTGGACGGGAAGAGGCTGGACAAACTGTCCGACAAGCATCGGTTCTCCAGGACCACCAG TACGCTGAAGAACGACCATGAGGACCTGACGGTGCAGAGCGTGCTGCTGGTCCAGTACTTCCAGTCCCAGGACCTGAGGCGGGAGTTCAACTGCTCTGTGAGGAACGCTCGGGGGTTCGAGACCCGCAgggcccagctggaggaggagg TGTCGCTGCCCTCCCTGGAGCTGGGCTGTGGCCTCGGGGCGACGCTGCTCCTcatgctgctcctcttcttcctctaccACGTCTTctggctggagctgctgctgctctaccGCTCCTGGTTCGGCACCGACGAGAGAcacacag accATAAGGAGTACGATGTGTACATCTCCTATGCGAGGAACAGCGAGGAGGAGCACTTTGTTCTCTTCACCCTCCGAAGCGTCCTGGAGAACGAGCTTGGATTCTCCGTCTGCATCTTCGACAGAGACAGTCTGCCGGGGGGGA CCATCACAGACGAGACGCTGAGCTTCGTGGCTCGCAGCCGGCGCCTCCTGGTGGTGGTCAGCCCCGGCTACGCCTCCCGGGGCTCCCAGgccctgctggagctgcaggcCGGCATCGATGGCATGGCGCTGGGCGGGCACCTGCGGGTGATCCTAGTCCAGTACAAGCCAGTCCAGCGCCATGGCTGGGTCCGGGAGCTGAGGAGGGCCCGCGTGGCCCTGGTGCTGGTCCGTTGGCAGGGGGACAAATCCCGGGAGCTATCGTCCCGCTTCTGGAAGCGACTGAGGGTGGAGCTGCCCGTGAGGAGGGTCAGCAGCggcagggaggtggaggaggggggtggggggaaagaGATGAGGCTGCACAGTCAGAACAGCACCAACTCCCAAACGGGCCTCATCAGCAACACCGTCAAAGACCCGCAGACGGTCCTCAAGTCAGTGGCGTAG
- the gmnc gene encoding geminin coiled-coil domain-containing protein 1, with protein sequence METRASFWACDLSDLSDLGERSSVCESPCVFPSSSAGLMWTQQISPHLQRNKQLQDTLLQREEELVRLQDENNQLREFLASSFVNLERKAKKLPTDGRRLKRSLAYSDDGSLHDLVPHLQTSQRVSKRVCRNLTAEFCSSSSDTSTCSQPNLDLWVLRTLGLKDRDTIDTSSGSSAPPGFGLCGLRSTYHAAESPSSDYTLRSVSTATPSSVHVGGRSPSRQTDHMCSAAGRREAQRGDPARSPQTCSTAPGQRAGIGFYGTSTALRSSSTAEQPPNTQTRFTTASSQVQSLERDPTGPPAYRSPSSRDSIQSGPPFSCVSSSSPGVNWLWMSGGGGVGGATVPLVGSLPPATPCCRKDLAFSMSLSPSSSVKTISFTHGQAFVRKDTEGRCNFTWVPTQRV encoded by the exons AGTCTCCGTGTGTCTTTCCCAGCTCCTCTGCTGGTCTCATGTGGACTCAGCAGatctctcctcacctccagaGAAACAAACAG CTTCAGGACACtttgctgcagagagaagaggagctgGTCCGACTGCAGGACGAGAACAACCAACTTAGAGAGTTCCTCGCCTCCTCCTTTGTGAACCTGGAGAGAAAGGCCAAG AAACTCCCCACCGACGGAAGGAGGCTGAAGAGAAGCCTCGCGTACAGTGATGACGGATCGTTGCACGACCTCGTTCCCCATCTCCAGACCTCCCAACGGGTCAGCAAGAGAGTCTGCAGGAACCTCACCGCTgagttctgctcctcctcctctgacaccTCCACCTGCTCACAGCCGAACCTGGACCTCTGGGTCCTGCGAACGCTGGGACTGAAGGACCGGGACACCATTGACACCTCCAGCGGGTCCTCCGCCCCGCCTGGATTCGGCCTCTGCGGCTTACGCAGTACTTACCACGCTGCCGAGTCCCCGTCCTCCGACTACACCCTCAGATCAGTCTCCACGGCTACGCCGTCCTCCGTCCACGTTGGCGGCCGCTCACCGTCCCGACAAACCGATCACATGTGCAGCGCCGCTGGACGCCGCGAGGCACAGCGCGGGGATCCGGCCAGGTCACCTCAGACCTGCTCAACAGCCCCGGGTCAACGCGCCGGGATCGGGTTCTACGGGACATCAACCGCCCTCCGGTCTTCATCGACGGCGGAACAACCGCCCAACACCCAGACCCGGTTCACCACAGCCTCGAGTCAGGTCCAATCTCTGGAGAGAGACCCAACAGGACCACCGGCCTACCGGTCTCCGTCATCACGGGACTCAATCCAGTCCGGTCCGCCTTTCTCCTGCGTCTCGTCCTCAAGTCCCGGAGTGAACTGGCTCTGGAtgtccggcggcggcggcgtgggggGGGCAACAGTTCCTTTGGTGGGATCTCTGCCTCCAGCGACACCTTGCTGTCGCAAGGACTTGGCGTTCAGTATGTCCCTCAGTCCGTCCAGCAGCGTCAAGACCATCAGCTTCACTCACGGACAAGCTTTTGTCCGGAAGGACACGGAGGGACGGTGCAACTTCACCTGGGTGCCCACGCAGAGAGTGTAG